A segment of the Bacillus pseudomycoides genome:
CAACAGCGTAGCGAACGAATCCTTTTAAAGTTCCGCCTTTAGACTCAACGAACTGACGAACTTTCATATCAGGGTTTTTAACGAATGCTTGGTCAAGTAAGCAAATCTCTTCAAAGAATTTACCTAGACGGCCTTCAACCATCTTAGCAACGATTTTTTCAGGCTTGCCTTCGTTTAAAGCTTGTTGTGTTAATACTTGACGCTCGTGCTCAACTTCTTCAGCTGTTACAGCATCGCGGTCGATGTATTTAGGGTTAACTGCTGCAATGTGCATTGCTACATCTTTAGCAGCCGCTTCATCTGTAGAACCTTCAAGAACTGTTAATACACCAATGCGTCCACCCATGTGTAGGTAAGCACCGAATGCATCTGCATCAGTTTTTGATACGATTTCGAAACGACGAAGTGTAAGTTTTTCACCAATTTTAGCGATTGCTTCATTGATGTGCTCTTCTACTGTTTTGCCGCTTGCAATTGTTTGAGCCATAGCTTCTTCAATGTTAGCAGGTTTGTTAGCTAATAAATGAGCAGCTAATTCTTTGATTAATGTTTGGAAACCTTCGTTTTTCGCAACGAAATCAGTTTCAGAGTTTAATTCTAAGATTAAAGCTTCGTTACCTTGTGTTTCGATGTAAGTTAAACCTTCAGCAGCGATGCGGTCTGCTTTTTTAGCAGCTTTCGCAATACCTTTTTCACGTAAGAAGTCAATTGCTTTCTCCATGTCGCCGTTAGTTTCTGTTAAAGCTTTTTTGCAGTCCATCATACCTGCGCCAGTTTTTTCGCGAAGTTCTTTTACCATTTGTGCAGTGATTGCCATACTTTTCATCCTCCTAAAATATGTATTTATACCTTAAAAAAGGTGATAAAAGGCCGAACCCCTTATCACCTTTCCAAATTTGTTACGCAGTAACAGTTTCTTCACCTTGTTTTGCTTCAAGGATCGCGTCTGCCATTTTAGATGTAAGAAGTTTTACAGCACGAATTGCATCATCGTTTGCTGGAATTACGTGATCGATTTCGTCTGGATCACAGTTTGTATCAACGATACCGATGATTGGAATGTGTAATTTGCGTGCTTCAGCAACTGCAATACGCTCTTTACGAGGGTCTACTACGAATAATGCACTTGGAAGACCTTTCATATCTTTAATACCGCCTAAGAATTTCTCAAGACGCTCTAACTCTTTTTTAAGTTGAACAACTTCTTTCTTAGGAAGTACATCGAATGTACCATCTTCTTGCATTCTTTCGATGTCTTTAAGACGCTTGATACGTTTTTGGATTGTTTGGAAGTTTGTTAACGTTCCACCTAACCAACGTTGGTTAACGAAGTACATACCTGCACGAGTTGCTTCTTCTTTGATAGCTTCTTGTGCTTGTTTTTTAGTACCTACGAATAAAATGTCGCCACCTTCAGCAGCGATGTTACGCATTACGTTGAAAGCTTCTTCAACTTTTTTCACAGTTTTTTGTAAGTCGATGATGTAGATACCGTTACGCTCTGTGAAAATGTAACGCTTCATTTTTGGGTTCCAACGACGAGTTTGATGTCCGAAATGAACACCAGCTTCAAGCAATTGCTTCATAGAAATTACTGACATAATTTAGTTCCTCCTAAATGGTTTTTGATATCCTCCGTTTACTTCATCTCTAAGCGAAACTACAAACGTAGCACCAACACTTAAATCAGTAAACGTGTGTACTTTGTACTGACACCACTGTTTACTATATCATAATGAAATATTACAATCAAGTCGAAAATGCGAACAATGTAAAACTTTCTTTTTGATTATGATTTTACCTTTCCTGTTCTCAACCCCAACTCCAATATTATCACTCTTTTTCTACCTTAAGCATCCCTGTCTCATAAAGTGAAACTTTAATCAGTGATTTTTTTCTTCATCCATCACTGATTATCAGCGCCCACCAACCGGGCTTTTACGGGCAGTTT
Coding sequences within it:
- the tsf gene encoding translation elongation factor Ts, with translation MAITAQMVKELREKTGAGMMDCKKALTETNGDMEKAIDFLREKGIAKAAKKADRIAAEGLTYIETQGNEALILELNSETDFVAKNEGFQTLIKELAAHLLANKPANIEEAMAQTIASGKTVEEHINEAIAKIGEKLTLRRFEIVSKTDADAFGAYLHMGGRIGVLTVLEGSTDEAAAKDVAMHIAAVNPKYIDRDAVTAEEVEHERQVLTQQALNEGKPEKIVAKMVEGRLGKFFEEICLLDQAFVKNPDMKVRQFVESKGGTLKGFVRYAVGEGIEKREDNFAEEVMNQVKGNN
- the rpsB gene encoding 30S ribosomal protein S2 yields the protein MSVISMKQLLEAGVHFGHQTRRWNPKMKRYIFTERNGIYIIDLQKTVKKVEEAFNVMRNIAAEGGDILFVGTKKQAQEAIKEEATRAGMYFVNQRWLGGTLTNFQTIQKRIKRLKDIERMQEDGTFDVLPKKEVVQLKKELERLEKFLGGIKDMKGLPSALFVVDPRKERIAVAEARKLHIPIIGIVDTNCDPDEIDHVIPANDDAIRAVKLLTSKMADAILEAKQGEETVTA